The Rhododendron vialii isolate Sample 1 chromosome 6a, ASM3025357v1 genome includes a window with the following:
- the LOC131330323 gene encoding PLASMODESMATA CALLOSE-BINDING PROTEIN 5-like isoform X1, with translation MSRRILHCLVFIHLGLFLLCSGSGLTERQSVLAHKKQISHDEELLFSASISTTQADITTPLPTVPTTNPSTPMPTFPVVNPAVSNPDSPGTATATTNNPVTTPATTSPASSGGSWCVASQSASQTALQVALDYACGYGGADCSAIQSGGGCYQPNTNRDHASYAFNSYFQKNPVPNSCNFGGTAVITSTDPSNGTCQYQSTSTSSSVLNTTNSSGSTVFGAGPSNPTGSAAAMPRPGFSILTLLVMIVLAKNHPYFICK, from the exons ATGAGTAGAAGGATTCTTCATTGTCTTGTATTCATCCACTTAGGCCTTTTCCTTCTTTGTTCAG GTTCTGGTTTGACAGAGAGACAGTCAGTTCTAgcacacaaaaaacaaataagccATGACGAGGAACTACTCTTCTCTGCCTCCATTTCTACCACCCAAGCAGACATCACAACCCCTTTACCAACAGTTCCAACCACAAATCCCAGCACTCCAATGCCTACATTTCCGGTGGTTAATCCAGCGGTTTCAAACCCCGACTCACCTGggaccgccaccgccaccaccaacaACCCAGTCACAACACCAGCCACCACTTCCCCGGCATCTTCAGGCGGGAGCTGGTGTGTTGCTAGCCAATCTGCATCACAAACTGCATTACAGGTTGCTTTAGATTATGCCTGTGGGTACGGTGGGGCCGACTGCTCAGCGATTCAGTCCGGTGGGGGTTGTTACCAGCCAAATACAAACCGGGACCATGCTTCTTATGCATTCAATAGCTACTTCCAGAAGAATCCAGTCCCAAATAGCTGCAATTTTGGTGGCACTGCTGTTATTACTAGCACTGATCCAA GTAATGGGACCTGTCAATATCAATCAACTAG CACAAGCTCATCAGTTCTAAACACAACCAATTCAAGTGGATCGACGGTTTTTGGTGCAGGACCTTCGAACCCCACCGGTTCAGCAGCTGCCATGCCAAGGCCTGGATTCTCGATTTTAACACTGCTGGTGATGATTGTGCTAGCCAAAAACCACCCGTATTTCATCTGCAAATGA
- the LOC131330323 gene encoding major pollen allergen Ole e 10-like isoform X2 gives MPTFPVVNPAVSNPDSPGTATATTNNPVTTPATTSPASSGGSWCVASQSASQTALQVALDYACGYGGADCSAIQSGGGCYQPNTNRDHASYAFNSYFQKNPVPNSCNFGGTAVITSTDPSNGTCQYQSTSTSSSVLNTTNSSGSTVFGAGPSNPTGSAAAMPRPGFSILTLLVMIVLAKNHPYFICK, from the exons ATGCCTACATTTCCGGTGGTTAATCCAGCGGTTTCAAACCCCGACTCACCTGggaccgccaccgccaccaccaacaACCCAGTCACAACACCAGCCACCACTTCCCCGGCATCTTCAGGCGGGAGCTGGTGTGTTGCTAGCCAATCTGCATCACAAACTGCATTACAGGTTGCTTTAGATTATGCCTGTGGGTACGGTGGGGCCGACTGCTCAGCGATTCAGTCCGGTGGGGGTTGTTACCAGCCAAATACAAACCGGGACCATGCTTCTTATGCATTCAATAGCTACTTCCAGAAGAATCCAGTCCCAAATAGCTGCAATTTTGGTGGCACTGCTGTTATTACTAGCACTGATCCAA GTAATGGGACCTGTCAATATCAATCAACTAG CACAAGCTCATCAGTTCTAAACACAACCAATTCAAGTGGATCGACGGTTTTTGGTGCAGGACCTTCGAACCCCACCGGTTCAGCAGCTGCCATGCCAAGGCCTGGATTCTCGATTTTAACACTGCTGGTGATGATTGTGCTAGCCAAAAACCACCCGTATTTCATCTGCAAATGA